A genome region from Anopheles stephensi strain Indian chromosome 2, UCI_ANSTEP_V1.0, whole genome shotgun sequence includes the following:
- the LOC118506910 gene encoding uncharacterized protein LOC118506910, whose protein sequence is MASRAIVCLLFCAGVLGSVQCYEHLSRNGNELLFNPEFEYESDFRHDLEPDLLPPHDERSYFYHEEPDVFHHHTDYGLANLRPISPTPAFTLDPSYISPADIVPARAKRANQMKRKPSAKQRKREQKEFLPEEQDDDDEEARDDKDGSAESTDVDDYAERYEQFIAKHFEDLDSKRKKSAPQRKAPKKQDDEDDADEDEDGDYKFDRFDYSSSEDYERIKAESEEQSRRLAKDPGNCRTYEKDGMVCSVCHDPASDSASESCAYATEPHHRKYAYVKERNYDSKKDDPNQRAKAMRTENDEDDDDEDGGVETADREHTSAETRPERQTQDIGASFPNPTPVPKRVPTRPLRKPTLRSKPHQSATNGGGYRYQPTDLRSNRANMKLTVGPTDGENLPAPGQNEDIYVMDYADQDEVAKVLAEFKARDWSNCRKGKRMDDGELTCYQCTDAAGVNHEECMYVSESRQVASEPVRPPPSMVGEKMRKRKKVVPLTRKDLAAIEPVPASAANGVPPKEKQTVKRTVSFRSFVTGSGRSKEIPLAGAGSDGGERVIHYEHHISHEVP, encoded by the coding sequence ATGGCTTCGCGGGCAATAGTGTGTCTACTGTTCTGTGCCGGAGTGTTAGGCAGTGTCCAGTGTTACGAACATCTGTCCCGGAATGGCAACGAGCTGCTGTTTAATCCCGAGTTTGAGTACGAGAGTGACTTTCGGCACGATCTCGAGCCTGATCTTCTGCCGCCGCACGACGAACGATCATACTTTTATCACGAAGAACCTGACGTGTTCCACCACCACACGGACTACGGTCTAGCGAACCTGCGGCCAATATCACCAACCCCGGCCTTTACGCTGGATCCTTCCTATATCTCACCGGCCGATATTGTGCCAGCGCGAGCCAAACGTGCCAATCAGATGAAGAGAAAGCCGTCGGCGAAGCAACGGAAACGGGAGCAGAAGGAGTTTCTGCCCGAGGAGcaagacgatgacgatgaggaaGCGCGCGATGATAAGGACGGTTCCGCCGAAAGCACCGACGTGGACGATTACGCCGAACGGTACGAGCAGTTCATCGCCAAGCATTTTGAGGATTTGGACAGCAAGCGCAAAAAATCGGCCCCGCAGCGTAAGGCACCGAAGAAGcaggacgacgaggacgatgcggacgaggacgaggacggTGACTACAAGTTCGATCGGTTCGACTACTCCTCGTCGGAGGATTACGAGCGCATAAAGGCGGAATCCGAGGAGCAAAGTAGACGGCTGGCGAAAGATCCGGGAAACTGCCGGACGTACGAGAAGGACGGTATGGTGTGCAGCGTGTGTCACGATCCGGCCAGTGACAGTGCGTCGGAGAGCTGTGCGTACGCGACCGAACCGCACCACCGGAAGTACGCGTACGTGAAGGAGCGCAACTACGACAGCAAGAAGGACGACCCGAACCAAAGGGCCAAGGCGATGAGGACCGAGAACgatgaggacgacgacgacgaggacggcGGCGTGGAGACAGCAGACCGGGAACACACCAGTGCAGAAACGCGTCCCGAACGGCAGACGCAGGACATCGGGGCCAGCTTTCCGAATCCAACACCCGTTCCAAAGCGCGTTCCAACTCGTCCGCTGCGTAAGCCGACGCTCCGCTCGAAGCCTCACCAATCGGCCACGAACGGCGGCGGCTATCGATACCAGCCGACCGATCTTCGGTCGAACCGTGCCAACATGAAGCTAACCGTGGGACCGACGGACGGTGAAAATCTTCCCGCACCCGGCCAGAACGAAGACATTTACGTGATGGATTACGCCGACCAGGACGAGGTGGCGAAGGTGCTGGCCGAATTCAAAGCCCGCGATTGGTCCAACTGCCGCAAAGGTAAGCGGATGGATGACGGTGAGCTGACCTGCTACCAGTGCACCGATGCGGCCGGCGTTAACCACGAAGAGTGCATGTACGTTTCAGAGTCCCGCCAGGTCGCGTCCGAACCGGTGCGGCCTCCCCCCTCCATGGTCGGCGAAAAGATGCGCAAGCGGAAGAAGGTTGTGCCCCTAACGCGCAAGGACCTGGCAGCGATCGAACCGGTGCCGGCCAGTGCCGCGAACGGTGTACCGCCGAAGGAGAAACAAACCGTCAAGCGAACGGTTTCGTTTCGCAGCTTCGTCACTGGGTCGGGGCGATCGAAGGAAATACCGCTGGCTGGTGCCGGATCGGACGGCGGTGAACGAGTGATTCACTACGAGCATCACATTTCCCATGAAGTCCCGTAA
- the LOC118506893 gene encoding DNA topoisomerase I, mitochondrial isoform X1, which translates to MSVDAAIPPPADSSKVMNGMIDRPNGVSNGHSGSGGENGDRHKSHKSSSKDKHRDKDRDKNREKDKHRDKDRERDKDKSRDKHKSSSSHSSSSKSGTTSSSKDKERSSDKEKHSSSSSSNKDKEKSSSHHSSSSTHKSSKSDKDRSKDKERDKDKHRSREDGKDRSDRDRKDKERDKSSRSSDKDKDKHKSSSSSSSNKDKDRDKHKSSSSSGGTGSSSRDKDKDKNKHSSSRKDKDKHSSSSSSKHKDHRRREEKEREEGAPQQGSEAVKVKEEPDSVPQAFLNGEGHMQQQTGTQLDNRAGGGGGGVGVGKPPHDPLDISQASSCDYSMSQFRADETPFALKAETMDHNTSNQDEDYQENDDDEGDDESRYNDFNNENGHHEQQQHQHQQQLQQQQHMYQQQQQGYFGGMQQQHEQYQADVAAAIKQEQYEVKQEHQSGREDESEDDIPLSKRKKKDVDEGYEDGGKKKKIKTEKKDKKKNKKRSYESDDGGNDDDEEEDVDNKKKIKKTKIKKEAPAATQNAKKNTKQAKTAGGATQSSPTKAGRVKKEEEEQEVWKWWEEEKRDDGVKWKYLEHKGPVFAPPYEPLPRHVKFEYDGKEMLLSQDAEEVAGFYARMLEHDYTSKAAFNDNFFKDWRKTMTQHERERITDLRKCNFRPMAAYFAEQAEKNRNRTKEEKAALKAANEQLMKEYGICVIDGHKEKIGNFKIEPPGLFRGRGEHPKMGLVKRRVMPEDVIINCSKDSKIPSPPAGHRWKEVRHDNAVSWLASWTENVQGQVKYIMLNPSSKLKGEKDWQKYETARRLLKHIDRIRETYRDEWKSKEMRIRQRAVAMYFIDKLALRAGNEKDDDQADTVGCCSLRYEHIALHKELNGKENVVVFDFLGKDSIRYYNEVEVEKRVFKNLELFKENKKPGDDLFDRLNTSVVNEYLKGLMDGLTAKVFRTFNASYTLQKQLEELTDPDASVPEKLLAYNRANRAVAILCNHQRAVPKTHEKSMGNLKEKIRVKREQIDQCQKELKDLKKSNVRDPSAFEKKNKQLERLKDQLKKLELQETDRDENKTIALGTSKLNYLDPRISVAWCKKFGVPIEKIFNKTQRDKFRWAIDMADENYVF; encoded by the exons ATGAGTGTCGATGCGGCCATTCCTCCACCAGCG GATTCCTCCAAGGTGATGAATGGAATGATCGACCGGCCAAACGGGGTGAGCAACGGTCATTCGGGAAGTGGTGGTGAAAACGGCGATCGGCATAAAAGTCACAAAAGCTCGAGCAAGGATAAGCATCGGGATAAGGATCGGGACAAAAATCGCGAGAAGGACAAGCACCGCGATAAGGATCGCGAGCGGGACAAGGACAAGAGTCGCGACAAACacaagagcagcagcagccactcGTCCTCTTCGAAGAGCGGAACCACCAGCTCGTCAAA AGACAAAGAGCGTTCGTCGGATAAGGAGAAACATAGttccagcagtagcagcaacaagGATAAGGAAAAGagcagcagccaccacagcagcTCTTCGACGCACAAAAGCTCCAAAAGTGATAAGGACCGGTCGAAGGATAAGGAACGGGACAAAGACAAACATCGATCGCGCGAGGATGGCAAGGATCGGAGCGATCGAGACAGGAAGGATAAGGAGCGCGACAAAAGCAGCCGTAGTAGCGATAAGGACAAGGACAAGCACAAAtcatcttcctcttcctcgtccAACAAGGACAAGGATCGGGATAAGCataagagcagcagcagtagcggtGGCACCGGCAGCTCCAGCCGTGACAAAGATAAGGACAAGAACAAACATTCCAGCTCGAGGAAAGATAAGGACAAGCACTCTTCGTCGTCCTCTTCCAAGCACAAGGACCACCGTCGCCGAGAGGAGAAAGAGCGGGAGGAAGGAGCGCCGCAGCAGGGTAGCGAGGCGGTAAAGGTGAAGGAAGAACCGGACTCAGTTCCGCAAGCGTTTTTAAATGGCGAGGGTCACATGCAACAGCAAACTGGCACACAGCTGGACAATCGGGcagggggaggaggaggaggagtcGGGGTCGGCAAGCCACCGCACGATCCGTTGGACATTTCGCAGGCCAGCTCATGCGATTACTCGATGTCTCAGTTCCGGGCTGATGAGACACCGTTCGCACTTAAAGCCGAAACGATGGACCACAACACTTCCAACCAGGATGAAGATTATCAGGAAAATGACGATGATGAGGGTGACGACGAGAGCCGTTACAATGACTTCAACAACGAAAACGGCCACcacgaacagcaacaacaccaacatcaacaacagctacaacagcaacagcatatgtaccaacagcagcagcagggataCTTTGGTGgaatgcagcaacagcacgaaCAGTATCAGGCGGATGTGGCGGCCGCGATCAAACAGGAGCAGTACGAGGTTAAGCAGGAGCACCAATCCGGTCGGGAGGATGAATCTGAAGACGATATACCACTGTCGAAGCGTAAGAAGAAGGATGTGGACGAAGGATATGAGGATGGaggcaagaagaagaagataaagaCGGAGAAAAAggacaagaagaaaaacaagaagcgtTCGTACGAATCCGATGATGGGGgaaacgacgacgatgaggaggaggatgtcgacaacaagaagaaaattaaaaagacCAAGATCAAGAAGGAGGCGCCCGCAGCAACGCAGAATGCAAAGAAG AACACCAAGCAGGCCAAGACTGCTGGAGGAGCAACACAATCAAGTCCAACGAAGGCTGGCCGAGTAAagaaggaagaggaggaaCAGGAGGTGTGGAAATG GTGGGAAGAGGAAAAGCGTGACGATGGAGTGAAGTGGAAGTATTTGGAACACAAAGGGCCGGTATTTGCACCACCGTACGAACCACTGCCCCGGCACGTAAAGTTCGAGTACGATGGCAAGGAAATGTTGCTCTCCCAGGATGCGGAAGAGGTGGCCGGATTTTATGCACGTATGCTGGAACACGATTACACCTCGAAGGCAGCGTTCAACGACAATTTCTTCAAAGATTGGCGCAAAACGATGACACAGCACGAGCGTGAACGGATTACGGACCTACGCAAGTGCAACTTCCGTCCTATGGCTGCCTACTTTGCCGAGCAAGCGGAAAAGAATCGGAACCGtacgaaggaagaaaaagcggCTTTGAAGGCGGCCAACGAACAGCTAATGAAGGAGTACGGCATTTGTGTAATCGACGGGCATAAGGAAAAGATAGGAAACTTTAAAATTGAACCGCCCGGTCTGTTCCGAGGCCGAGGTGAACATCCGAAGATGGGACTGGTGAAGAGGCGCGTCATGCCCGAGGATGTCATCATCAACTGCTCGAAGGATAGCAAAATACCGTCCCCACCGGCAGGCCACCGATGGAAGGAGGTGCGCCACGATAACGCCGTGTCGTGGTTGGCCTCCTGGACCGAGAATGTGCAGGGACAGGTGAAGTACATCATGTTGAATCCAAGCTCCAAGCTAAAGGGCGAAAAGGATTGGCAGAAGTACGAGACCGCCCGCCGGCTGCTGAAGCACATTGACCGCATTCGCGAAACGTACCGCGACGAGTGGAAGAGCAAGGAGATGCGCATCCGCCAGCGTGCCGTAGCGATGTACTTTATCGATAAGCTTGCCCTGAGAGCGGGCAATGAAAAGGACGACGATCAGGCGGATACGGTCGGTTGCTGTTCGCTGCGCTACGAACACATTGCGCTGCACAAGGAACTGAACGGGAAGGAGAATGTGGTTGTGTTTGACTTTCTCGGTAAAGATTCCATCCGGTACTACAACGAGGTGGAGGTGGAGAAGCGCGTGTTTAAGAATTTGGAGCTGTTCAAGGAGAACAAAAAGCCCGGCGACGACCTTTTCGACCGGTTAAACACCTCAGTGGTGAACGAATATTTGAAGGGATTGATGGATG GGCTTACTGCCAAGGTATTCCGTACGTTTAACGCTTCGTACACGCTACAGAAACAGTTGGAAGAACTGACGGACCCAGATGCTTCGGTCCCGGAGAAGCTGCTCGCTTACAACCGCGCTAACCGGGCAGTCGCTATCCTGTGTAACCATCAACGGGCGGTGCCGAAAACGCACGAGAAAAGCATGGGCAATCTTAAGGAAAAGATTCGTGTGAAGCGCGAGCAGATTGACCAGTGTCAAAAGGAATTGAAG GATCTCAAAAAGAGCAACGTTCGTGATCCAAGTGCGttcgagaagaaaaacaagcagCTGGAAAGACTCAAGGATCAGCTGAAAAAGCTGGAACTACAGGAAACGGACAGGGATGAAAACAAGACAATTGCTCTTGGCACGTCCAAGCTGAACTATTTGGATCCTCGCATTTCCGTCGCTTG GTGCAAGAAATTCGGCGTTCCAATAGAGAAGATTTTCAACAAAACGCAGCGTGACAAGTTCCGGTGGGCAATCGATATGGCTGACGAGAACTACGTGTTTTAA
- the LOC118506955 gene encoding low molecular weight phosphotyrosine protein phosphatase 1-like, producing the protein MTEKRKALFICLGNICRSPIAEAVFLKTIDNAGVADQWEVDSAAIGSWHVGRSPDHRALATMKNHDLPYSNKARQIKKADFEHYDYIFGMDRENISDLKERAPNGGGKAKILLLGDFDPQQPGAIIRDPYYDKGSEGFEQCYVQCVRCCDGFLGKAQKGEI; encoded by the exons ATGACCGAGAAGAGGAAGGCTCTGTTTATTTGCCTCG GAAACATCTGTCGTTCACCGATCGCCGAGGCTGTATTTCTCAAAACAATCGACAATGCCGGTGTTGCCGATCAGTGGGAAGTGGACAGTGCTGCCATCGGATCATGGCACGTGGGCCGGAGCCCCGACCATCGGGCTTTGGCAACGATGAAAAACCATGATTTGCCGTACAGCAACAAAGCGAGACAGATTAAGAAGGCAGATTTCGAACATTACGATTACATTTTCGGCATGGACCGAGAGAACATTAGCGACTTGAAGGAACGAGCACCGAATGGAGGTGGTAAGGCAAAAATATTGCTGCTCGGCGACTTCGATCCGCAACAACCGGGCGCTATCATACGCGACCCTTACTATGATAAGGGCTCGGAAGGATTTGAGCAGTGTTACGTACAGTGCGTACGATGCTGTGATGGTTTTTTGGGCAAAGCTCAAAAGGGGGAAATCTGA
- the LOC118506899 gene encoding RUN domain-containing protein 1: MSTVGIRIDEAVAVEDQGEQRCVGKETDEEVCDDGNVEVDMKFGLFVEGDRSMPRNSSEDEFDFDSAFSSESNQALTDESTTIERQHHHHGDDDERTVPDGGETVERERLKSLEDEHEILSSNLIALTSHFAQVQLRLRQIVEAPPQERDTLLKNLEEFAFLGIPEIQQNPVKQNIPEIVANLDRSPESVENLREKQQELIEQLKSQLMDLERYAYESGTPGILPQTILLEKQKVIIEEIKKKINLNLNELDLPQLTSEDLRQQVDSALDELVNPLKMKEQLVTQLKTQIQDLERFIGFLQTNEKAEIKKRFLEQQQQQQQQQQQAHRQHGTEASAKELGSDRHSLSKPVVSSHCSSNIGCNNGNQTAAAAKRESFNSKAFGLMDKAGTLLQMFALSQFNCGSEHRTSEANYQSKMMARTRQNCWGDIRARLEYDVQEIASLVLTLQNEIASKESDHNEEDEDDSAGRPGRGGNRKNYELTLLVRKRLAKTIQRLMQHGLQGISENASHSLVPFISGCFSASTGGSNHSSMSARSNDGGFYRSDVRRKSTGGATTTAPTKKQPHAEHTANATVEDNLFSQLDDEDDDELEAQQYESNSEDAMHAWELLLVYYNIKNGDRYNSTPARKLSESFNLDIVDGRPLSNKQSLLSAIGSIVALHSPYKRSYDSQFKAFICAGLNAQKLTQWLYLIFQCKELVSSHYTSWSYVANTGFRDGLKTLDRLSQYRFDLPVDLSIRQFKNIKDVFM; this comes from the exons atgTCCACCGTGGGCATACGAATCGATGAGGCTGTTGCGGTTGAGGACCAGGGTGAGCAGAGATGCGTCGGAAAGGAAACGGATGAGGAAGTGTGTGACGATGGCAACGTGGAGGTTGACATGAagttcggtttgtttgtggAAGGTGATCGGTCCATGCCGCGGAATTCGTCAGAAGACGAGTTTGATTTCGATTCTGCCTTTAGCTCTGAGTCTAATCAGGCCCTCACCGATGAAAGTACCACCATCGAgcgccagcaccaccaccacggcgacgacgacgaacggACCGTACCAGATGGAGGAGAAACGGTGGAGCGTGAACGGCTGAAGTCTCTCGAGGACGAGCATGAGATTCTATCGTCGAACCTGATTGCCCTCACGTCGCACTTTGCCCAGGTGCAGCTGCGACTGCGGCAGATCGTGGAGGCGCCTCCCCAGGAAAGGGACACGCTGTTGAAAAATCTGGAAGAGTTCGCATTTCTCGGCATACCGGAGATACAGCAAAACccggtaaaacaaaacattcccgAAATTGTGGCCAACCTCGACCGAAGCCCCGAGTCGGTGGAAAACCTGCGCGAAAAGCAACAGGAGCTTATCGAGCAGCTGAAATCGCAGCTGATGGATCTGGAGCGGTACGCGTACGAATCCGGCACGCCCGGCATTCTGCCGCAAACGATACTGCTCGAAAAGCAGAAGGTGATTATCGAGGAGATCAAGAAAAAGATCAACCTCAACCTGAACGAGCTTGACCTGCCCCAGCTCACCTCGGAAGACCTTCGGCAGCAGGTGGACAGTGCACTCGACGAGCTGGTGAACCCGCTCAAGATGAAGGAACAGTTGGTGACACAGCTCAAGACACAGATCCAGGACCTGGAACGGTTCATTGGGTTCCTGCAGACGAACGAGAAGGCGGAAATTAAAAAGCGTTTCCtggagcaacagcagcagcagcagcagcaacaacagcaagccCACAGGCAGCATGGTACAGAGGCCTCGGCCAAGGAACTCGGGTCCGATCGTCATTCGCTTTCGAAGCCTGTCGTATCCAGTCACTGTTCCTCGAACATTGGGTGCAATAATGGTAACCAAACGGCAGCCGCAGCAAAGCGGGAATCGTTCAACAGCAAAGCCTTCGGTCTAATGGATAAGGCCGGAACATTGCTGCAGATGTTTGCGTTGTCTCAGTTCAACTGTGGCAGCGAGCATCGGACCAGTGAGGCAAACTACCAATCGAAAATGATGGCTCGAACGCGACAAAACTGTTGGGGCGACATTCGGGCCAGGCTGGAGTACGACGTGCAAGAGATAGCATCGTTGGTGCTAACATTGCAGAACGAAATAGCATCCAAGGAGTCGGACCAtaacgaggaggacgaggacgatTCGGCCGGACGTCCTGGTCGGGGCGGCAATAGGAAGAATTACGAGCTTACGCTGCTGGTCCGCAAACGTTTggcaaaaaccatccaacgGTTGATGCAGCATGGTTTGCAGGGAATTTCCGAAAACGCAAGCCACAGCTTGGTTCCATTCATATCGGGATGCTTCTCTGCATCGACGGGCGGCAGCAATCATTCCAGCATGAGCGCACGATCAAACGACGGCGGCTTTTATCGGTCGGATGTCCGGCGAAAGAGTACGGGTGGGGCGACAACTACTGCACCGACCAAGAAACAGCCGCATGCGGAGCACACGGCAAATGCGACAGTGGAAGACAATCTGTTTTCCCAGCTAGATGACGAGGACGATGACGAGCTGGAAGCTCAGCAGTACGAGAGCAATAGTGAGGACGCAATGCATGCCtgggagctgctgctggtgtactACAACATCAAAAATGGCGATCGTTACAACTCGACACCGGCGAGAAAGCTATCAGAAAGTTTCAACCTGGACATAGTGGACGGTCGACCGTTATCGAACAAACAG AGTCTTCTCAGTGCTATAGGTTCGATCGTAGCTTTGCACAGTCCCTACAAGCGGAGCTACGATTCCCAGTTTAAGGCATTCATATGTGCTGGActaaa CGCCCAGAAGTTAACACAATGGCTGTACCTTATTTTCCAGTGCAAGGAGCTGGTCAGCTCGCATTACACCAGCTGGAGCTACGTAGCCAACACTGGCTTTCGTGATGGCTTAAAGACGCTCGACCGTTTATCGCAGTACCGGTTCGATCTTCCAGTTGACCTATCGATTCGTCAGTTCAAAAATATCAAAGACGTTTTTATGTAG
- the LOC118506950 gene encoding uncharacterized protein LOC118506950 isoform X1, which produces MTIMHQNSPFDEYPPACRVRWWCIIHERVVLNGSRPKGSINTEACVSGGPPVKCVGRDLRVSSQTQAYHQRNPSKILPPTRGHEASTSGSRLCSHGKNIRLVQAIFWLPGYLEKNQEQLYRRVEQRSGLASDDRMQQAVDKRFDELTGKELDESTEKATILEEKGENDAVECEADSKKDK; this is translated from the exons ATGACAATAATGCACCAAAACAGCCCATTTGATGAATATCCTCCTGCGTGCCGTgtgcggtggtggtgtatCATCCACGAGCGCGTTGTGTTGAACGGCAGCAGACCAAAGGGATCAATCAATACCGAAGCGTGTGTTTCTGGTGGGCCACCTGTGAAGTGTGTCGGCCGTGACTTACGGGTAAGCTCTCAAACCCAAGCTTATCATCAAAGGAATCCGAGCAAGATTTTGCCACCAACGCGCGGCCATGAAGCATCAACAAGTGGTTCCCGACTATGCAGCCATGGTAAAAACATCCG GCTAGTGCAAGCTATATTCTGGCTACCGGGCTATCTGGAGAAAAACCAGGAACAATTGTACCGGCGGGTAGAGCAACGGTCCGGATTGGCGTCCGATGATAGGATGCAGCAGGCGGTGGACAAGCGATTTGATGAGCTTACTGGCAAAGAACTGGACGAAAGCACCGAAAAGGCAACGATTTTGGAGGAGAAGGGAGAAAACGATGCGGTCGAGTGTGAGGCAGATAGCAAAAAGGACAAATAG
- the LOC118506950 gene encoding uncharacterized protein LOC118506950 isoform X2 yields MKHQQVVPDYAAMVKTSGTCLCLVFSGWVLFKLVQAIFWLPGYLEKNQEQLYRRVEQRSGLASDDRMQQAVDKRFDELTGKELDESTEKATILEEKGENDAVECEADSKKDK; encoded by the exons ATGAAGCATCAACAAGTGGTTCCCGACTATGCAGCCATGGTAAAAACATCCGGCACGTGTCTTTGTCTGGTGTTTTCCGGCTGGGTGCTGTTCAA GCTAGTGCAAGCTATATTCTGGCTACCGGGCTATCTGGAGAAAAACCAGGAACAATTGTACCGGCGGGTAGAGCAACGGTCCGGATTGGCGTCCGATGATAGGATGCAGCAGGCGGTGGACAAGCGATTTGATGAGCTTACTGGCAAAGAACTGGACGAAAGCACCGAAAAGGCAACGATTTTGGAGGAGAAGGGAGAAAACGATGCGGTCGAGTGTGAGGCAGATAGCAAAAAGGACAAATAG
- the LOC118506893 gene encoding DNA topoisomerase 1 isoform X2, whose product MLSAFRSVYSSCVLYRDGCRIWLRTVRIPSQTSSTNCSRVVVVRNCVHFPHTSAASQQRVKKRTNVANSQKKLNQWWEEEKRDDGVKWKYLEHKGPVFAPPYEPLPRHVKFEYDGKEMLLSQDAEEVAGFYARMLEHDYTSKAAFNDNFFKDWRKTMTQHERERITDLRKCNFRPMAAYFAEQAEKNRNRTKEEKAALKAANEQLMKEYGICVIDGHKEKIGNFKIEPPGLFRGRGEHPKMGLVKRRVMPEDVIINCSKDSKIPSPPAGHRWKEVRHDNAVSWLASWTENVQGQVKYIMLNPSSKLKGEKDWQKYETARRLLKHIDRIRETYRDEWKSKEMRIRQRAVAMYFIDKLALRAGNEKDDDQADTVGCCSLRYEHIALHKELNGKENVVVFDFLGKDSIRYYNEVEVEKRVFKNLELFKENKKPGDDLFDRLNTSVVNEYLKGLMDGLTAKVFRTFNASYTLQKQLEELTDPDASVPEKLLAYNRANRAVAILCNHQRAVPKTHEKSMGNLKEKIRVKREQIDQCQKELKDLKKSNVRDPSAFEKKNKQLERLKDQLKKLELQETDRDENKTIALGTSKLNYLDPRISVAWCKKFGVPIEKIFNKTQRDKFRWAIDMADENYVF is encoded by the exons ATGTTGTCTGCTTTCCGTTCGGTATACTCTTCTTGCGTGCTGTATCGTGACGGATGCAGAATATGGCTCCGTACGGTTAGAATACCATCACAAACGTCGTCGACGAACTGTTCACGTGTAGTTGTTGTCCGCAATTGTGTCCATTTTCCCCATACCAGTGCAGCCTCTCAGCAGCGGGTGAAAAAGCGTACAAATGTTGCTAATAGCCagaagaaattaaatcagtg GTGGGAAGAGGAAAAGCGTGACGATGGAGTGAAGTGGAAGTATTTGGAACACAAAGGGCCGGTATTTGCACCACCGTACGAACCACTGCCCCGGCACGTAAAGTTCGAGTACGATGGCAAGGAAATGTTGCTCTCCCAGGATGCGGAAGAGGTGGCCGGATTTTATGCACGTATGCTGGAACACGATTACACCTCGAAGGCAGCGTTCAACGACAATTTCTTCAAAGATTGGCGCAAAACGATGACACAGCACGAGCGTGAACGGATTACGGACCTACGCAAGTGCAACTTCCGTCCTATGGCTGCCTACTTTGCCGAGCAAGCGGAAAAGAATCGGAACCGtacgaaggaagaaaaagcggCTTTGAAGGCGGCCAACGAACAGCTAATGAAGGAGTACGGCATTTGTGTAATCGACGGGCATAAGGAAAAGATAGGAAACTTTAAAATTGAACCGCCCGGTCTGTTCCGAGGCCGAGGTGAACATCCGAAGATGGGACTGGTGAAGAGGCGCGTCATGCCCGAGGATGTCATCATCAACTGCTCGAAGGATAGCAAAATACCGTCCCCACCGGCAGGCCACCGATGGAAGGAGGTGCGCCACGATAACGCCGTGTCGTGGTTGGCCTCCTGGACCGAGAATGTGCAGGGACAGGTGAAGTACATCATGTTGAATCCAAGCTCCAAGCTAAAGGGCGAAAAGGATTGGCAGAAGTACGAGACCGCCCGCCGGCTGCTGAAGCACATTGACCGCATTCGCGAAACGTACCGCGACGAGTGGAAGAGCAAGGAGATGCGCATCCGCCAGCGTGCCGTAGCGATGTACTTTATCGATAAGCTTGCCCTGAGAGCGGGCAATGAAAAGGACGACGATCAGGCGGATACGGTCGGTTGCTGTTCGCTGCGCTACGAACACATTGCGCTGCACAAGGAACTGAACGGGAAGGAGAATGTGGTTGTGTTTGACTTTCTCGGTAAAGATTCCATCCGGTACTACAACGAGGTGGAGGTGGAGAAGCGCGTGTTTAAGAATTTGGAGCTGTTCAAGGAGAACAAAAAGCCCGGCGACGACCTTTTCGACCGGTTAAACACCTCAGTGGTGAACGAATATTTGAAGGGATTGATGGATG GGCTTACTGCCAAGGTATTCCGTACGTTTAACGCTTCGTACACGCTACAGAAACAGTTGGAAGAACTGACGGACCCAGATGCTTCGGTCCCGGAGAAGCTGCTCGCTTACAACCGCGCTAACCGGGCAGTCGCTATCCTGTGTAACCATCAACGGGCGGTGCCGAAAACGCACGAGAAAAGCATGGGCAATCTTAAGGAAAAGATTCGTGTGAAGCGCGAGCAGATTGACCAGTGTCAAAAGGAATTGAAG GATCTCAAAAAGAGCAACGTTCGTGATCCAAGTGCGttcgagaagaaaaacaagcagCTGGAAAGACTCAAGGATCAGCTGAAAAAGCTGGAACTACAGGAAACGGACAGGGATGAAAACAAGACAATTGCTCTTGGCACGTCCAAGCTGAACTATTTGGATCCTCGCATTTCCGTCGCTTG GTGCAAGAAATTCGGCGTTCCAATAGAGAAGATTTTCAACAAAACGCAGCGTGACAAGTTCCGGTGGGCAATCGATATGGCTGACGAGAACTACGTGTTTTAA